From one Lycium barbarum isolate Lr01 chromosome 6, ASM1917538v2, whole genome shotgun sequence genomic stretch:
- the LOC132643662 gene encoding CBL-interacting serine/threonine-protein kinase 3-like isoform X4, protein MVLASKTKIFIVLEFVTGGELFDKIVNHGRMQEKEARKYFHQLINAVDYCHSRGVYHRDLKPENLLLHASGHLKVSDFGLSALSQQVRDDGLLHTTCGTPNYVAPEVLNDHGYDGTTADLWSCGVILFVLLAGYLPFDDSNLMNLYKKISSAEFSCPPWMSFGAMKLITRILDPNPMTRITVAEILEDEWFKKDYKPPVFNEKEDANLDDVEAVFKDSEEYHVTEKKEEQPTPMNAFELISMSKGLNLGNLFEEQQGFKRETRFTSKCSANEIISKIEEAAKPLGFDVHKKNYKMRLENVKAGRKGNLNVATEVFQVAPSLHMVEVRKAKGDTLEFHKFYKNLSTSLEDVVWKTEEEMQDR, encoded by the exons ATG GTGTTGGCTAGCAAGACAAAGATATTCATTGTTCTGGAGTTCGTAACAGGTGGAGAGCTCTTTGACAAAATT GTAAATCATGGACGGATGCAGGAAAAAGAAGCAAGGAAATATTTCCATCAGCTTATTAATGCTGTTGATTATTGTCATAGCAGGGGAGTCTACCATAGAGATCTAAAG CCTGAGAATTTACTGTTGCATGCCTCTGGACACCTCAAGGTTTCTGATTTTGGATTGAGTGCTCTGTCCCAGCAAGTCAGG GATGATGGCTTACTCCATACCACATGTGGAACTCCTAACTATGTTGCTCCTGAG GTACTCAATGATCATGGATATGACGGTACAACAGCGGACCTGTGGTCATGTGGAGTCATACTCTTTGTATTGCTTGCAGGTTACTTGCCTTTTGATGACTCTAATCTTATGAACCTGTATAAAAAA ATCTCTTCTGCTGAATTTAGTTGTCCACCTTGGATGTCTTTTGGCGCTATGAAGTTAATTACTCGCATCTTGGATCCAAACCCTATGACA cGTATTACCGTTGCAGAAATTCTGGAGGACGAATGGTTCAAGAAAGATTATAAACCTCCTGTTTTTAATGAGAAAGAAGATGCCAACCTGGATGATGTTGAAGCTGTCTTCAAGGATTCTGAA GAATATCATGTAACAGAGAAAAAGGAAGAGCAGCCAACACCCATGAACGCATTCGAGTTGATTTCAATGTCAAAAGGACTCAACCTTGGGAATCTCTTCGAGGAACAGCAG GGATTTAAGAGAGAAACAAGGTTCACATCTAAATGCTCGGCCAATGAAATAATCAGTAAGATTGAAGAAGCTGCAAAGCCCCTCGGTTTTGATGTTCACAAAAAAAACTACAAG ATGAGACTTGAAAATGTTAAAGCTGGAAGAAAAGGAAACCTTAATGTTGCCACTGAG GTATTTCAAGTTGCCCCTTCTCTTCATATGGTTGAAGTGCGAAAGGCAAAAGGAGATACTTTGGAATTCCACAAG TTTTACAAGAATCTGTCAACTAGCCTAGAGGATGTAGTATggaaaactgaagaggaaatgcAAGATAGGTAG
- the LOC132643662 gene encoding CBL-interacting serine/threonine-protein kinase 3-like isoform X1 encodes MNQAKIKRRVGKYEMGRTIGEGTFAKVKFARNSETGDPVAIKILDKDKVLKHKMAEQIKREIATMKLIRHPHVVQLYEVLASKTKIFIVLEFVTGGELFDKIVNHGRMQEKEARKYFHQLINAVDYCHSRGVYHRDLKPENLLLHASGHLKVSDFGLSALSQQVRDDGLLHTTCGTPNYVAPEVLNDHGYDGTTADLWSCGVILFVLLAGYLPFDDSNLMNLYKKISSAEFSCPPWMSFGAMKLITRILDPNPMTRITVAEILEDEWFKKDYKPPVFNEKEDANLDDVEAVFKDSEEYHVTEKKEEQPTPMNAFELISMSKGLNLGNLFEEQQGFKRETRFTSKCSANEIISKIEEAAKPLGFDVHKKNYKMRLENVKAGRKGNLNVATEVFQVAPSLHMVEVRKAKGDTLEFHKFYKNLSTSLEDVVWKTEEEMQDR; translated from the exons ATGAATCAAGCAAAAATCAAGCGCAGAGTTGGTAAATATGAAATGGGAAGGACAATTGGTGAGGGAACATTTGCTAAAGTTAAGTTTGCAAGGAATTCAGAGACAGGTGATCCTGTAGCAATCAAGATTCTTGATAAGGATAAGGTccttaagcacaaaatggctgaGCAG ATAAAGCGGGAGATAGCTACAATGAAGTTAATCAGACATCCACATGTCGTTCAGTTATACGAG GTGTTGGCTAGCAAGACAAAGATATTCATTGTTCTGGAGTTCGTAACAGGTGGAGAGCTCTTTGACAAAATT GTAAATCATGGACGGATGCAGGAAAAAGAAGCAAGGAAATATTTCCATCAGCTTATTAATGCTGTTGATTATTGTCATAGCAGGGGAGTCTACCATAGAGATCTAAAG CCTGAGAATTTACTGTTGCATGCCTCTGGACACCTCAAGGTTTCTGATTTTGGATTGAGTGCTCTGTCCCAGCAAGTCAGG GATGATGGCTTACTCCATACCACATGTGGAACTCCTAACTATGTTGCTCCTGAG GTACTCAATGATCATGGATATGACGGTACAACAGCGGACCTGTGGTCATGTGGAGTCATACTCTTTGTATTGCTTGCAGGTTACTTGCCTTTTGATGACTCTAATCTTATGAACCTGTATAAAAAA ATCTCTTCTGCTGAATTTAGTTGTCCACCTTGGATGTCTTTTGGCGCTATGAAGTTAATTACTCGCATCTTGGATCCAAACCCTATGACA cGTATTACCGTTGCAGAAATTCTGGAGGACGAATGGTTCAAGAAAGATTATAAACCTCCTGTTTTTAATGAGAAAGAAGATGCCAACCTGGATGATGTTGAAGCTGTCTTCAAGGATTCTGAA GAATATCATGTAACAGAGAAAAAGGAAGAGCAGCCAACACCCATGAACGCATTCGAGTTGATTTCAATGTCAAAAGGACTCAACCTTGGGAATCTCTTCGAGGAACAGCAG GGATTTAAGAGAGAAACAAGGTTCACATCTAAATGCTCGGCCAATGAAATAATCAGTAAGATTGAAGAAGCTGCAAAGCCCCTCGGTTTTGATGTTCACAAAAAAAACTACAAG ATGAGACTTGAAAATGTTAAAGCTGGAAGAAAAGGAAACCTTAATGTTGCCACTGAG GTATTTCAAGTTGCCCCTTCTCTTCATATGGTTGAAGTGCGAAAGGCAAAAGGAGATACTTTGGAATTCCACAAG TTTTACAAGAATCTGTCAACTAGCCTAGAGGATGTAGTATggaaaactgaagaggaaatgcAAGATAGGTAG
- the LOC132643662 gene encoding CBL-interacting serine/threonine-protein kinase 3-like isoform X3, whose protein sequence is MNQAKIKRRVGKYEMGRTIGEGTFAKVKFARNSETGDPVAIKILDKDKVLKHKMAEQIKREIATMKLIRHPHVVQLYEVLASKTKIFIVLEFVTGGELFDKIVNHGRMQEKEARKYFHQLINAVDYCHSRGVYHRDLKPENLLLHASGHLKVSDFGLSALSQQVRDDGLLHTTCGTPNYVAPEVLNDHGYDGTTADLWSCGVILFVLLAGYLPFDDSNLMNLYKKISSAEFSCPPWMSFGAMKLITRILDPNPMTRITVAEILEDEWFKKDYKPPVFNEKEDANLDDVEAVFKDSEEYHVTEKKEEQPTPMNAFELISMSKGLNLGNLFEEQQGFKRETRFTSKCSANEIISKIEEAAKPLGFDVHKKNYKMRLENVKAGRKGNLNVATEVFQVAPSLHMVEVRKAKGDTLEFHKAKSCTVTS, encoded by the exons ATGAATCAAGCAAAAATCAAGCGCAGAGTTGGTAAATATGAAATGGGAAGGACAATTGGTGAGGGAACATTTGCTAAAGTTAAGTTTGCAAGGAATTCAGAGACAGGTGATCCTGTAGCAATCAAGATTCTTGATAAGGATAAGGTccttaagcacaaaatggctgaGCAG ATAAAGCGGGAGATAGCTACAATGAAGTTAATCAGACATCCACATGTCGTTCAGTTATACGAG GTGTTGGCTAGCAAGACAAAGATATTCATTGTTCTGGAGTTCGTAACAGGTGGAGAGCTCTTTGACAAAATT GTAAATCATGGACGGATGCAGGAAAAAGAAGCAAGGAAATATTTCCATCAGCTTATTAATGCTGTTGATTATTGTCATAGCAGGGGAGTCTACCATAGAGATCTAAAG CCTGAGAATTTACTGTTGCATGCCTCTGGACACCTCAAGGTTTCTGATTTTGGATTGAGTGCTCTGTCCCAGCAAGTCAGG GATGATGGCTTACTCCATACCACATGTGGAACTCCTAACTATGTTGCTCCTGAG GTACTCAATGATCATGGATATGACGGTACAACAGCGGACCTGTGGTCATGTGGAGTCATACTCTTTGTATTGCTTGCAGGTTACTTGCCTTTTGATGACTCTAATCTTATGAACCTGTATAAAAAA ATCTCTTCTGCTGAATTTAGTTGTCCACCTTGGATGTCTTTTGGCGCTATGAAGTTAATTACTCGCATCTTGGATCCAAACCCTATGACA cGTATTACCGTTGCAGAAATTCTGGAGGACGAATGGTTCAAGAAAGATTATAAACCTCCTGTTTTTAATGAGAAAGAAGATGCCAACCTGGATGATGTTGAAGCTGTCTTCAAGGATTCTGAA GAATATCATGTAACAGAGAAAAAGGAAGAGCAGCCAACACCCATGAACGCATTCGAGTTGATTTCAATGTCAAAAGGACTCAACCTTGGGAATCTCTTCGAGGAACAGCAG GGATTTAAGAGAGAAACAAGGTTCACATCTAAATGCTCGGCCAATGAAATAATCAGTAAGATTGAAGAAGCTGCAAAGCCCCTCGGTTTTGATGTTCACAAAAAAAACTACAAG ATGAGACTTGAAAATGTTAAAGCTGGAAGAAAAGGAAACCTTAATGTTGCCACTGAG GTATTTCAAGTTGCCCCTTCTCTTCATATGGTTGAAGTGCGAAAGGCAAAAGGAGATACTTTGGAATTCCACAAG GCAAAGTCTTGCACGGTCACAAGCTGA
- the LOC132643662 gene encoding CBL-interacting serine/threonine-protein kinase 3-like isoform X2: MNQAKIKRRVGKYEMGRTIGEGTFAKVKFARNSETGDPVAIKILDKDKVLKHKMAEQIKREIATMKLIRHPHVVQLYEVLASKTKIFIVLEFVTGGELFDKIVNHGRMQEKEARKYFHQLINAVDYCHSRGVYHRDLKPENLLLHASGHLKVSDFGLSALSQQVRDDGLLHTTCGTPNYVAPEVLNDHGYDGTTADLWSCGVILFVLLAGYLPFDDSNLMNLYKKISSAEFSCPPWMSFGAMKLITRILDPNPMTRITVAEILEDEWFKKDYKPPVFNEKEDANLDDVEAVFKDSEEYHVTEKKEEQPTPMNAFELISMSKGLNLGNLFEEQQGFKRETRFTSKCSANEIISKIEEAAKPLGFDVHKKNYKMRLENVKAGRKGNLNVATEVFQVAPSLHMVEVRKAKGDTLEFHKVLIGKVLHGHKLITRD; this comes from the exons ATGAATCAAGCAAAAATCAAGCGCAGAGTTGGTAAATATGAAATGGGAAGGACAATTGGTGAGGGAACATTTGCTAAAGTTAAGTTTGCAAGGAATTCAGAGACAGGTGATCCTGTAGCAATCAAGATTCTTGATAAGGATAAGGTccttaagcacaaaatggctgaGCAG ATAAAGCGGGAGATAGCTACAATGAAGTTAATCAGACATCCACATGTCGTTCAGTTATACGAG GTGTTGGCTAGCAAGACAAAGATATTCATTGTTCTGGAGTTCGTAACAGGTGGAGAGCTCTTTGACAAAATT GTAAATCATGGACGGATGCAGGAAAAAGAAGCAAGGAAATATTTCCATCAGCTTATTAATGCTGTTGATTATTGTCATAGCAGGGGAGTCTACCATAGAGATCTAAAG CCTGAGAATTTACTGTTGCATGCCTCTGGACACCTCAAGGTTTCTGATTTTGGATTGAGTGCTCTGTCCCAGCAAGTCAGG GATGATGGCTTACTCCATACCACATGTGGAACTCCTAACTATGTTGCTCCTGAG GTACTCAATGATCATGGATATGACGGTACAACAGCGGACCTGTGGTCATGTGGAGTCATACTCTTTGTATTGCTTGCAGGTTACTTGCCTTTTGATGACTCTAATCTTATGAACCTGTATAAAAAA ATCTCTTCTGCTGAATTTAGTTGTCCACCTTGGATGTCTTTTGGCGCTATGAAGTTAATTACTCGCATCTTGGATCCAAACCCTATGACA cGTATTACCGTTGCAGAAATTCTGGAGGACGAATGGTTCAAGAAAGATTATAAACCTCCTGTTTTTAATGAGAAAGAAGATGCCAACCTGGATGATGTTGAAGCTGTCTTCAAGGATTCTGAA GAATATCATGTAACAGAGAAAAAGGAAGAGCAGCCAACACCCATGAACGCATTCGAGTTGATTTCAATGTCAAAAGGACTCAACCTTGGGAATCTCTTCGAGGAACAGCAG GGATTTAAGAGAGAAACAAGGTTCACATCTAAATGCTCGGCCAATGAAATAATCAGTAAGATTGAAGAAGCTGCAAAGCCCCTCGGTTTTGATGTTCACAAAAAAAACTACAAG ATGAGACTTGAAAATGTTAAAGCTGGAAGAAAAGGAAACCTTAATGTTGCCACTGAG GTATTTCAAGTTGCCCCTTCTCTTCATATGGTTGAAGTGCGAAAGGCAAAAGGAGATACTTTGGAATTCCACAAG GTTTTGATAGGCAAAGTCTTGCACGGTCACAAGCTGATTACTCGTGATTGA